In one window of Corallococcus macrosporus DNA:
- a CDS encoding deacetylase → MPRTPELSPHARRTYSRLSSLDLSASGGESLSLDDLGLESGGDRVSLAFGTYSREGLERALQAYGFAKRLEERVGPFELRLSCQDPFQPRLTVLSRRYHSPVVDLSLRQVPGSEVGFTRAVAEAPLLYVDSLLLQHPGRPFDWSRPPLPGQLHPGLSLSRDILELLHLMARRIGAEGVALVPATFSAACFYESRFSFVDGAAQGRFSALRRAGRGWPRWLLAWAVELGCMRDAQGQPALFTPSPMISPLSRRVARRLDTGGWHRAFRFHSKQVLSLDEEALQARFPWARMPPGPPPERVVELLGYDPLAPASPYQDAWEPAGAAPRTAATS, encoded by the coding sequence ATGCCCCGGACGCCAGAGCTCAGCCCCCACGCTCGCCGCACCTATTCGCGCCTGAGCAGCCTGGACCTCTCCGCGTCCGGGGGCGAGTCCCTGTCCCTGGACGACCTGGGTTTGGAGTCCGGCGGCGACCGCGTGAGCCTGGCGTTCGGCACCTACAGCCGCGAGGGCCTGGAGCGCGCCCTCCAGGCCTATGGCTTCGCGAAGCGCCTGGAGGAGCGGGTGGGCCCCTTCGAGCTGCGCCTGTCCTGCCAGGACCCGTTCCAGCCGCGCCTCACCGTCCTGAGCCGCCGCTACCACTCGCCCGTCGTGGACCTGTCCCTGCGGCAGGTCCCGGGCTCGGAGGTGGGCTTCACCCGCGCGGTGGCGGAGGCCCCGCTGCTCTACGTGGACAGCCTCCTGCTGCAGCACCCCGGCCGCCCCTTCGACTGGAGCCGGCCGCCGCTGCCCGGACAGCTCCACCCCGGCCTGTCGCTGTCGCGCGACATCCTGGAGCTCCTGCACCTCATGGCCCGCCGCATCGGCGCGGAAGGGGTGGCGCTGGTGCCCGCGACGTTCTCCGCCGCGTGCTTCTACGAGTCACGCTTCAGCTTCGTGGACGGCGCCGCGCAGGGCCGGTTCAGCGCGCTTCGCCGCGCGGGCCGCGGCTGGCCCCGGTGGCTGCTGGCGTGGGCGGTGGAGCTGGGCTGCATGCGGGACGCGCAGGGACAGCCGGCCCTCTTCACGCCCTCGCCGATGATCAGCCCCCTGTCGCGGCGGGTGGCCCGGCGGCTGGACACCGGCGGCTGGCACCGGGCCTTTCGCTTCCACTCGAAGCAGGTGCTGTCGCTGGACGAAGAGGCGCTGCAGGCGCGCTTCCCCTGGGCCCGCATGCCCCCCGGCCCCCCGCCCGAAAGGGTGGTGGAGCTGCTCGGGTATGATCCGCTGGCGCCCGCGTCGCCGTACCAGGACGCCTGGGAGCCGGCGGGCGCTGCGCCGCGCACCGCCGCGACGTCCTGA
- the greB gene encoding transcription elongation factor GreB has product MSQEVPEPPDAEDEEAGEQAPFRRYLTRVGAERMHRELLQLLNEARPKVTAEVSAAAAQGDRSENAEYIYGKKRLREIDRRIRFLQKRLDTATIVNPAEQEDRSKVYFGATVTLEDEAGSRSTYQIVGSDEIDASGGRISVESPMGRALLRKAPGDTVEVRRPRGEIELTLVDIRYD; this is encoded by the coding sequence ATGTCCCAGGAAGTTCCCGAACCGCCCGACGCCGAGGACGAAGAGGCAGGGGAGCAGGCCCCGTTCCGCCGCTACCTCACCCGGGTGGGCGCCGAGCGCATGCACCGCGAGCTCCTCCAGCTCCTCAACGAGGCGCGCCCCAAGGTCACCGCCGAGGTGTCCGCCGCCGCCGCCCAGGGCGACCGTTCAGAAAACGCCGAATACATCTACGGCAAGAAGCGCCTGAGGGAGATCGACCGGCGCATCCGCTTCCTCCAGAAGCGCCTGGATACCGCCACCATCGTCAACCCGGCGGAACAGGAGGACCGCTCGAAAGTCTACTTCGGCGCCACCGTCACCCTGGAGGACGAGGCCGGAAGCCGCAGCACGTACCAGATTGTCGGTTCGGACGAGATCGACGCCTCCGGAGGCCGCATCAGCGTCGAGTCACCCATGGGCCGCGCGCTGCTGCGCAAGGCCCCGGGCGACACCGTGGAGGTGCGGCGCCCCCGGGGTGAGATTGAGCTCACCCTGGTGGACATCCGCTACGACTAG
- a CDS encoding YcaO-like family protein has translation MNRSLAAQAPKRHCLGTHRMVSPEETLRRVRPFLPAMGITRVANITGLDRLGVPVVSVCRPNARSLAISQGKGLDLTAAKVSGVMEAVESYHAEHICLPLRRASYDELRAHQPVVDVAALPRLSVSDFHPARRLLWVEGRDLATGEPLWLPYELVHTDFTLPLPEGSGAFLMGSNGLASGNHLLEAISHGLCEVVERDANTLWHLQGDHARRRTRLRLDTVEDASCLQVLEQVGRADLEVAVWETTSDVGLPAFLCTLAERSLDPLRPRAPTSGSGCHPSREIALLRALTEALQVRATLISGARDDMGVARCYRAYQDPECWRREVERMRGESPTRCFQEVSTFVGRSFDEDVAWELERLAAAGLRQAAVVDLTRPEFRIPVARVVVPGLEPEHGTPGYTPGTRARKVLGEHAS, from the coding sequence ATGAACCGCTCCCTCGCGGCGCAGGCCCCCAAGAGGCACTGCCTGGGCACGCACCGGATGGTCTCTCCCGAGGAGACGCTCCGGCGCGTGCGCCCCTTCCTGCCGGCGATGGGCATCACCCGCGTCGCCAACATCACGGGCCTGGACCGCCTCGGTGTTCCCGTGGTTTCGGTCTGCCGGCCCAATGCACGCTCGCTGGCGATCTCCCAGGGCAAGGGATTGGACCTCACCGCCGCCAAGGTCTCCGGAGTGATGGAGGCGGTGGAGTCCTACCATGCCGAGCACATCTGTCTGCCGTTGCGGCGCGCCAGCTACGACGAGCTGCGGGCCCACCAGCCCGTGGTGGACGTGGCCGCGCTGCCGCGACTGTCCGTGAGCGACTTCCACCCGGCGCGGCGCCTGCTGTGGGTCGAAGGGCGCGACCTCGCCACCGGCGAGCCGCTGTGGCTGCCCTACGAGCTGGTCCACACCGACTTCACCCTGCCGCTGCCCGAGGGCAGCGGCGCGTTCCTCATGGGCTCCAACGGGCTGGCCTCCGGCAACCACCTGCTGGAGGCCATCAGCCACGGCCTGTGCGAGGTCGTGGAGCGAGACGCCAATACCCTGTGGCACCTCCAGGGTGACCACGCCCGGCGCCGCACGCGGCTGCGGCTGGACACGGTCGAGGACGCCTCCTGCCTCCAGGTGCTGGAGCAGGTCGGGCGCGCCGATCTGGAGGTGGCCGTCTGGGAGACGACCAGCGACGTGGGGCTGCCCGCCTTCCTCTGCACCCTCGCCGAGCGCTCGCTGGATCCCTTGCGTCCGCGCGCGCCGACCTCGGGCTCGGGCTGTCATCCCAGCCGGGAGATCGCCCTGCTGCGTGCACTCACCGAGGCGCTTCAGGTGCGCGCCACGCTCATCTCCGGCGCCCGCGACGACATGGGGGTGGCCCGCTGCTACCGGGCCTACCAGGATCCAGAATGCTGGCGCCGGGAGGTGGAGCGGATGCGTGGCGAGTCGCCCACGCGGTGCTTCCAGGAGGTCTCCACCTTCGTGGGCCGCTCGTTCGACGAGGACGTGGCGTGGGAGCTGGAGCGCCTGGCGGCGGCGGGGCTGCGGCAGGCCGCCGTGGTGGACCTCACCCGGCCCGAGTTCCGCATCCCCGTGGCGCGGGTGGTCGTTCCCGGCCTGGAGCCCGAACACGGCACGCCGGGCTACACCCCGGGCACCCGCGCCCGGAAGGTGCTGGGGGAGCACGCTTCATGA
- a CDS encoding PhoH family protein produces MRKNFILDTNVLLHDPRSIYGFKDNNVIIPIYVIEEIDQFKRDLSELGRNARLVARYLDSFRAEGSMKEGVPLPHGGMLRVAFTDRSLPSSMADSNLVDNRILAVALDLMETEPDTQAVFITKDTNLRIRADALGLSAQDFDTERVEITDLYTGFTELLVPTDMVDQLYKPGGEVEVPAQDRLFPNQLVLLKDELNPSHTAMARFNGAKARLVPLARQSKEGTWGIRPRNMEQAFCLDLLLNDEIKLVTIVGKAGTGKTLLAIAAGLQKVTEEGLYHKLLVSRPIFPLGRDIGYLPGSVEEKLNPWMQPIFDNVEFLMNLSRADKKAGRGHHELIDLGLMEIEPLTYIRGRSIPNQFIIVDEAQNLTPHEVKTILTRVGDNTKIILTGDPFQIDNPYVDSTNNGLVHVVNRFKNEKIAGHITMAKGERSMLAELAANLL; encoded by the coding sequence ATGCGAAAGAACTTCATCCTCGACACGAACGTCCTCCTCCATGACCCCCGCAGCATCTACGGGTTCAAGGACAACAACGTCATCATCCCCATCTACGTCATCGAGGAGATTGATCAGTTCAAGCGCGATCTCTCCGAGCTGGGGCGCAACGCGCGACTGGTGGCGCGCTACCTGGACTCCTTCCGCGCCGAAGGCTCCATGAAGGAGGGCGTCCCGCTGCCGCACGGCGGGATGCTCCGCGTGGCCTTCACCGACCGTTCGCTGCCGTCCTCCATGGCGGACAGCAACCTGGTGGACAACCGCATCCTCGCGGTGGCCCTGGACCTGATGGAGACGGAGCCGGACACCCAGGCCGTCTTCATCACCAAGGACACCAACCTGCGCATCCGCGCCGACGCCCTGGGCCTGTCCGCCCAGGACTTCGACACCGAGCGCGTCGAGATCACCGACCTCTACACGGGCTTCACGGAGCTGCTCGTCCCCACGGACATGGTGGATCAGCTCTACAAGCCCGGCGGCGAGGTGGAGGTGCCGGCGCAGGACCGGCTCTTCCCCAACCAACTGGTGCTGCTCAAGGACGAGCTCAACCCGTCCCACACCGCCATGGCCCGCTTCAACGGCGCCAAGGCACGGCTCGTGCCGCTCGCGCGCCAGAGCAAGGAAGGCACCTGGGGCATCCGCCCGCGCAACATGGAGCAGGCCTTCTGCCTGGACCTCCTGCTCAACGACGAGATCAAGCTCGTGACCATCGTGGGCAAGGCCGGCACGGGCAAGACGCTGCTCGCCATCGCCGCGGGCCTGCAGAAGGTGACGGAGGAGGGGCTGTACCACAAGCTGCTGGTCAGCCGTCCCATCTTCCCCCTGGGCCGGGACATCGGCTACCTGCCGGGCAGCGTCGAGGAGAAGCTCAACCCCTGGATGCAGCCCATCTTCGACAACGTCGAGTTCCTCATGAACCTGAGCCGCGCGGACAAGAAGGCCGGGCGCGGCCACCATGAGCTCATCGACCTGGGGCTGATGGAGATCGAGCCGCTCACGTACATCCGCGGGCGCAGCATCCCCAACCAGTTCATCATCGTCGACGAGGCGCAGAACCTCACCCCGCACGAGGTGAAGACCATCCTCACCCGCGTGGGCGACAACACGAAGATCATCCTCACCGGCGACCCGTTCCAGATCGACAACCCGTACGTGGACTCGACGAACAACGGCCTGGTGCACGTGGTCAACCGCTTCAAGAACGAGAAGATCGCCGGCCACATCACCATGGCCAAGGGCGAGCGCAGCATGCTGGCCGAGTTGGCGGCCAACCTGCTGTAG
- a CDS encoding sigma-70 family RNA polymerase sigma factor codes for MQADNQTRWDDEIHDLCRRKQMNQAVELAVRGYGPEVRRLMFAILQDDARVQDAFGLFCEGLVKGLPRFRWESSLWTWIQRMARNACYKQVNAAAVRYPHLRLSEAPEQPAGRRSLTDPWQRTLVKERFRALRRKLEPQQQRLLELRLDQRLPWTEVVRLMATAEEPLTQEAQARRAAALRQQFQRAKSHLRSLAVQEGLLAYQDTM; via the coding sequence GTGCAAGCAGACAACCAGACGAGATGGGACGACGAGATTCACGACCTCTGCCGGCGAAAGCAGATGAACCAGGCCGTGGAATTGGCGGTGCGCGGCTACGGGCCAGAGGTTCGCCGGCTGATGTTCGCCATCCTCCAGGATGATGCGCGCGTCCAGGATGCCTTCGGCCTCTTTTGCGAGGGCCTGGTCAAAGGACTGCCGCGCTTCCGGTGGGAGAGCTCCCTCTGGACCTGGATCCAACGCATGGCACGCAACGCCTGCTACAAGCAGGTGAATGCAGCCGCCGTGCGGTATCCGCACCTGCGCCTGTCCGAGGCGCCCGAGCAGCCCGCGGGCCGACGCTCCTTGACGGATCCATGGCAGCGCACGCTCGTGAAGGAGCGCTTCCGGGCCTTGCGGCGCAAGCTGGAGCCACAGCAGCAAAGGCTTCTGGAGCTTCGCCTGGACCAGCGGCTTCCCTGGACGGAGGTGGTCCGGTTGATGGCGACCGCCGAGGAGCCGCTGACGCAAGAAGCGCAAGCCCGCCGGGCGGCGGCACTGCGCCAGCAGTTCCAACGCGCGAAGTCCCACCTGCGCTCCCTGGCCGTGCAGGAAGGGCTGCTCGCTTATCAAGACACGATGTAG
- a CDS encoding SAM-dependent methyltransferase, translating to MSPAEHFPLYHPPGAQRAFGSDDAVRRFAKVAQLEQGSRVLVLGCGPEGGAAVLLAQELKCSVVAVDTEETLVSPVRERVRSQGLSDRIEVRRVAPDALGMLDGPFHGILVPGRVQYPLDVSLRVFRPLLGKRGRVGFTFPARVGRFTPKPVLDWWEKRLGAPLLLPRELLQALETSGFEPESVESLHDTELDALYKDMEAHLPEAASPESAAFREELALHREHNQRPGVSYAFAVGRRKEPGEKPPASRDRG from the coding sequence ATGAGTCCCGCCGAGCACTTCCCGCTGTACCACCCGCCGGGGGCGCAGCGCGCGTTCGGATCCGACGACGCCGTGCGCCGCTTCGCCAAGGTGGCCCAGCTCGAGCAGGGCTCGCGCGTGCTGGTGCTCGGCTGTGGGCCGGAGGGCGGCGCCGCCGTGCTGCTCGCCCAGGAGCTGAAGTGCTCCGTGGTGGCCGTGGACACGGAGGAGACCCTGGTGTCCCCCGTGCGGGAGCGCGTGCGTTCCCAGGGCTTGTCGGATCGCATCGAGGTGCGCCGCGTGGCGCCGGACGCGCTGGGCATGCTGGACGGCCCGTTCCACGGCATCCTCGTGCCGGGGCGCGTGCAGTACCCGCTGGACGTGTCGCTGCGCGTGTTCCGCCCGCTGCTGGGCAAGCGCGGCCGCGTGGGCTTCACCTTCCCGGCGCGCGTGGGCCGCTTCACGCCCAAGCCCGTGCTGGACTGGTGGGAGAAGCGCCTGGGCGCGCCGCTGCTGCTGCCGCGCGAACTGCTCCAGGCGCTGGAGACCTCCGGCTTCGAGCCGGAGTCCGTGGAGTCGCTGCACGACACGGAGCTGGACGCGCTCTACAAGGACATGGAAGCGCACCTGCCGGAAGCGGCCTCGCCGGAGAGCGCCGCCTTCCGCGAGGAGCTGGCCCTGCACCGCGAGCACAACCAGCGGCCGGGCGTCAGCTACGCGTTCGCCGTGGGGCGGCGCAAGGAGCCGGGTGAGAAGCCCCCGGCGTCGCGCGATCGCGGCTGA
- a CDS encoding response regulator has protein sequence MSTILLVDDDTEILEILSEVLGLLGHRTLLAQDGEQALALALRERPDLVVTDCMMPRMTGVELCTALAQVKEFQGLPIIMHSASQNPHAPGVLTFLLKSGDLTRFVEVVTRTLEEARRRAARAE, from the coding sequence ATGAGCACCATTCTTCTCGTCGATGACGACACCGAGATCCTCGAGATCCTTTCCGAGGTCCTTGGGCTGCTGGGACACCGCACCCTGCTCGCACAGGATGGAGAGCAGGCATTGGCGCTGGCCCTGCGTGAGCGGCCAGACCTGGTCGTGACGGACTGCATGATGCCTCGCATGACTGGCGTTGAGCTGTGCACCGCGCTCGCGCAGGTGAAGGAATTCCAGGGGCTCCCCATCATCATGCACAGCGCTTCGCAGAATCCCCATGCCCCAGGTGTCCTGACCTTCCTCCTCAAATCTGGGGACCTGACCCGGTTCGTGGAAGTGGTGACCCGGACACTCGAGGAGGCCCGCCGGCGGGCAGCACGCGCGGAGTGA
- a CDS encoding alpha/beta hydrolase gives MAEIDLSKPIVYRVEGMNHTATRRNEVYLVDGDEKLLMDLQLPPNLPSGARVPAIFFVHGGPIPREGVPPKEWGIFQSYSALAAASGFVGVAFNHRLHTPEDYPRSQSDIAAAVEYVRIHADRLNVDPSRIALWYFSGAGPQLSWVLRERPTSVRCALAFYALLDVRALVPPGAPPVLLEQAAAYSPAALVGTRAKGLPLFVARAGQDSPMVNQSIDAFMREAAAADVQIDFADHPEGRHTFDVLDDVERSREIIAQAMAFVRAHLL, from the coding sequence ATGGCTGAGATCGACTTGAGCAAGCCCATCGTCTACCGCGTCGAGGGGATGAACCACACGGCAACGCGGCGCAACGAAGTCTACCTCGTGGACGGAGACGAGAAGCTGCTGATGGACCTGCAGCTGCCGCCCAACCTCCCATCCGGAGCCCGGGTACCGGCCATCTTCTTCGTCCACGGCGGCCCCATCCCGCGAGAGGGCGTGCCACCCAAGGAGTGGGGCATCTTCCAGTCCTACTCGGCGCTCGCGGCAGCGTCCGGGTTCGTGGGGGTGGCTTTCAATCATCGCCTGCACACGCCGGAGGACTACCCCCGCTCCCAGAGCGACATCGCCGCGGCGGTGGAGTACGTCCGGATCCACGCGGACAGGCTGAACGTGGACCCGTCCCGGATCGCGCTCTGGTATTTCTCAGGCGCAGGACCGCAGCTCTCGTGGGTCCTCCGCGAACGCCCGACCTCCGTGCGCTGCGCGCTCGCGTTCTATGCGCTCCTCGACGTCCGGGCCCTCGTGCCTCCGGGGGCGCCGCCCGTCCTCCTGGAGCAGGCTGCCGCCTACTCGCCCGCCGCGCTCGTAGGGACACGGGCCAAGGGGCTGCCCCTCTTCGTCGCCCGGGCCGGCCAGGATTCGCCGATGGTGAACCAGTCGATTGACGCCTTCATGCGCGAAGCAGCCGCTGCCGACGTTCAGATTGACTTCGCCGACCACCCGGAAGGCCGTCACACCTTCGACGTCCTGGACGACGTCGAGCGCTCCCGCGAAATCATTGCTCAAGCGATGGCCTTCGTAAGGGCGCATCTCCTGTAG
- a CDS encoding HP0495 family protein — protein MTQDGTDKPDTPGEEKKPLVEYPSVYEYKVMGKATVEETAEFEEHVRSLFRRKMGMEVSPDSIHVQHSRKGKFVSLSVSVLLLSEEQRRGIYEALHQDPRIVYYL, from the coding sequence ATGACCCAGGACGGCACCGACAAGCCCGACACCCCCGGCGAGGAGAAGAAGCCCCTCGTCGAGTACCCCTCCGTCTACGAGTACAAGGTGATGGGCAAGGCGACGGTCGAGGAGACGGCCGAGTTCGAGGAACACGTGCGCTCGCTCTTCCGGCGGAAGATGGGGATGGAGGTATCCCCGGACTCCATCCACGTGCAGCACAGCCGCAAGGGGAAGTTCGTGTCCCTGAGCGTGTCCGTGCTGCTGCTCTCCGAAGAGCAGCGCCGGGGCATCTACGAGGCGCTGCACCAGGATCCGCGCATCGTCTACTACCTGTGA